From Orenia marismortui DSM 5156, one genomic window encodes:
- a CDS encoding RHS repeat-associated core domain-containing protein gives DEVLGVYGEQSQYLHSNHLGSITGITGIDGSVLGTQSYTPYGMVRNTTGNFHTRLGFIGREHDTTGLTYIRARYYDASVGRFTRVDPVRDGLNWYGYAGGNPVNYYDPYGLFSMSCPIVQSALERLAMTWGTAFAEPTPIGEVIAIGVSGGIIVKGAWDIYTYNKDKSGEGEDKNKGYDPDKGALDQLGKELEHDYKKKGKVISKEEADIIDDWCEEYDVPQHHDSNYPNSGDHWKEGKDHTHIRRRHIPYE, from the coding sequence GATGAAGTCTTAGGAGTCTATGGTGAGCAGAGTCAATATTTGCATAGTAATCACCTAGGTTCAATCACAGGTATTACTGGAATAGATGGAAGTGTGTTGGGTACACAGAGCTATACACCATATGGTATGGTGAGGAATACTACAGGTAACTTCCATACTAGACTAGGCTTTATAGGTCGTGAGCATGATACTACAGGACTGACTTACATAAGAGCTAGATACTATGATGCTAGTGTCGGTAGGTTTACGAGAGTGGATCCGGTGAGAGATGGATTGAATTGGTATGGGTATGCTGGTGGGAATCCAGTTAATTATTATGATCCTTATGGATTATTTTCTATGTCATGTCCAATCGTACAAAGTGCTCTAGAGCGACTGGCAATGACATGGGGGACAGCTTTTGCCGAACCAACTCCTATAGGAGAAGTTATAGCCATAGGTGTATCCGGTGGAATTATAGTTAAGGGTGCATGGGATATATATACTTATAATAAGGATAAAAGTGGTGAGGGTGAGGATAAGAATAAAGGTTATGACCCTGATAAAGGTGCATTAGACCAACTAGGAAAAGAATTAGAACATGATTATAAAAAGAAAGGAAAAGTAATTAGTAAAGAAGAGGCTGATATAATAGATGATTGGTGTGAAGAATATGATGTACCACAGCATCATGATTCTAATTATCCAAATAGTGGTGATCATTGGAAAGAAGGAAAAGATCATACTCATATAAGAAGGAGACATATTCCCTATGAATAA
- a CDS encoding RHS repeat-associated core domain-containing protein yields MGNRTRMTDSLGTTSYNYNKLNQLVSAGSINYKYDAEGKLIQKTDGSETFDYQYNAYDRLAQVTKNNTEIASYAYDPLGRRASVTENGQATNYLWDGDSLLATYVSGSMDNLYAVGSGIDEVLGVYGEQSQYLHSNHLGSITGITGTDGSVLGMRSYTPYGMMRNTTGTFNTNLGFIGRSQSSTTGLTYIRARYYDASVGRFTRVDPIKDGLNWYGYSYSNPVMYVDPYGLWSITIELYVIVGGGITIAHDENGSYFGGKLGLGLGGKAGSIDNETPRVPEPTPLIQLDPTKRKDANGDTLSEIFPDTYGDDSECSSKQESNLPDFKLGYSWNTNGAFGIGGDYGVAGGVSNNGTQLGFYTNKGGNLFVGTPGIGVNGSFEFGFQF; encoded by the coding sequence ATGGGTAATCGTACTAGAATGACTGACAGTTTAGGTACAACCAGCTATAATTATAATAAGCTAAATCAGTTAGTCTCGGCTGGTAGTATAAATTATAAATATGATGCTGAAGGAAAACTGATTCAGAAGACAGATGGAAGTGAAACTTTTGACTATCAGTATAATGCTTATGATAGACTAGCTCAAGTAACTAAGAATAACACAGAGATTGCTAGTTATGCTTATGATCCACTGGGAAGAAGAGCAAGTGTAACAGAGAATGGTCAGGCGACAAATTATCTCTGGGATGGAGATAGCTTACTTGCTACTTATGTGAGTGGTTCAATGGATAATCTATATGCTGTAGGAAGTGGAATAGATGAAGTCTTAGGAGTCTATGGTGAGCAGAGTCAATATTTGCATAGTAATCACCTAGGTTCTATCACAGGAATAACAGGAACAGATGGAAGTGTGCTGGGTATGAGAAGTTACACTCCTTATGGAATGATGAGAAATACTACAGGAACTTTTAATACTAACTTAGGATTCATAGGAAGAAGTCAAAGTAGCACAACAGGACTTACTTACATCAGAGCTAGATACTATGATGCTAGTGTGGGTAGATTTACGCGAGTTGACCCGATTAAGGATGGATTGAATTGGTATGGGTATAGTTATTCTAATCCTGTTATGTATGTTGATCCTTATGGATTGTGGAGTATTACAATAGAACTTTATGTTATTGTAGGAGGTGGAATAACAATTGCTCATGATGAAAATGGTAGTTATTTTGGAGGTAAGTTAGGACTAGGTTTAGGGGGAAAAGCAGGGAGTATTGATAATGAAACTCCAAGAGTGCCTGAACCGACTCCTTTAATTCAGTTAGATCCTACTAAAAGAAAAGATGCAAATGGAGACACTTTGAGCGAAATTTTTCCAGACACTTATGGAGATGATTCAGAATGTAGTTCTAAACAAGAATCTAATCTGCCAGACTTTAAATTAGGATATAGTTGGAATACAAATGGAGCATTTGGAATTGGAGGAGATTATGGAGTAGCTGGAGGGGTCTCTAATAATGGAACACAATTAGGGTTTTATACTAATAAAGGAGGGAATTTGTTTGTTGGAACTCCTGGAATTGGAGTAAATGGGTCATTTGAATTTGGATTTCAATTTTAA